Proteins encoded in a region of the Neodiprion virginianus isolate iyNeoVirg1 chromosome 2, iyNeoVirg1.1, whole genome shotgun sequence genome:
- the LOC124298040 gene encoding homologous-pairing protein 2 homolog — protein sequence MATNAVYQFLKVQNRPYSANDITSNLQEFSKANVHKALDNLVESKKIFEKIYGKQKVYCIVQDGTQEPEEFMRIQRELDLYLPQITSKKLELERELRSKEAELAALKSSLSLTEAKNENTRLLNSIKKMEDELETTISKNGSENFGEVKTCLLKKIENYTREYSKRKRLCAEIIESILEGFPGTKKGLYEEIGIETVDLG from the exons ATGGCTACGAACGCAGTTTACCAATTTCTCAAAGTCCAGAACAGGCCTTACAGTGCGAACGACATCACATCAAATTTGCAGGAATTCAGTAAAGCCAATGTCCATAAGGCGTTAGACAATCTGGTCGAGAGTaagaaaatattcgaaaag ATTTATGGGAAGCAAAAAGTTTACTGCATCGTTCAGGATGGAACGCAGGAGCCAGAAGAATTTATGCGAATTCAAAGGGAACTAGACCTTTACTTGCCGCAAATTACTTCGAAGAAACTGGAACTCGAACGAGAGCTTCGTTCAAAAGAAGCCGAACTTGCAGCGCTGAAGTCAAGCTTGTCTCTTACTGaagcgaaaaatgaaaatactagacttttgaattcaattaagAAAATGGAAGATGAATTGGAAACCACAATTAGCAAAAATGGatccgaaaattttggcgaagTGAAAACATGCTtgcttaaaaaaattgaaaattatacacgCGAGTATTCAAAGAGAAAACGACTCTGTgctgaaataattgaatctaTTCTTGAAGGATTTCCTGGGACAAAAAAAGGCCTGTACGAAGAAATCGGCATTGAAACTGTAGATTTGGGATGA